The genomic DNA GCCCGGCTTGTCAGGCACCCTGAGTAAGGTTATCTTGGCGACGTCCAGGTCATGGGCGATTCCGCTGATTTTATTTCTGAATTCCATCTTTCCTCCGTGAATCAGTGTGCCGGGATTATCATTGAAACTGGAAGCCACCAGGATGGGGATTTTGTATATTTGCCCCAGTTCCACGGCGCGGGGGTGCATGATCTTGGCCCCGTAGCTGGCCAGTTCCAGCATTTCTTCATAACAGATTTCTTTGAGCCGTCGCGCCTGAGGCACGACCCGCGGGTCGGCGGTATAAACACCGTCTACATCGGTAAAACGCTCACAGACCTCGGCTCCCAGTTTGGCTGCCAGGGCCACCGCCGAGGTGTCAGAGCCGCCGCGGCCCAGGGTGGTAACCTCCATGCCGTCGGTAATACCCTGGAAACCGGCGACGATGATAATGCGGCCTTCGTGGAGTTCCCGGTGAATTCGGCCGGGGTCAATATCGGTAATGCGCGCCTGAGAGTAAGAGCCGTCGGTCCGGATACCCGCCTGAGCGCCGGTCAGGCTGATGGCGTCATGGCCCAGATGTTTTAAAGTCATGGCCAGCAGGGTGGAGGAGACGACCTCGCCGGTGGACATCAGGACGTCCAATTCCCGGGGGTCGGGTTTGTCGGTGAGGGAGCGGGCCAGCTCAATCAGGTCATCGGTAGAGTCACCCATGGCCGAAACCACCGCGACCACCTGATTGCCTCTTTCCTTGGTGGCGATGATGCGGGCAGCCACGGCACGGATACGTTCCGCGCTGCCGACTGAGGTGCCGCCGTATTTCTGTACGATTATGGTCATATTACCTCACCCGAGACAGATTAATGTTGCTGCTTGTTTTCAAGGCCTTACCAATAGATAGTCGCCGCGCGGACAATCCCCATAGTTTCCCAGTAATAACCACCCAGGGTGTCCGCCAGCGCGTCCATTTCCAGCCGCAGGTCTTCCAGACGGTTGTACCAGCTTTTCAAATAGCTGTAGTTGTAACTTCCGGAGCTGACGGCCTGATTATATTCCGTGACCTGCGTTTCATAGTCTGCCCGGAGCGTCTCAAAACTTTCCAGCCGTTCCAGATACGTCAGGTAATCATTATAGAATGGCGAGGCGGCGACCTCAAGCGAGATAACCCCGTATTCACTTCCAATTTGGACATAGGCTACCTTGTCGTAACTGTCCGACAGCACCTGCCCCAGCCCCCGGCCGCCGGTGTCATAGGATGACGTGGCATCAATGACGACCAGCCCACGGTCAGTGGTTTGGAAGACGGTGGCGGCGTGGCCGATGGCGCGGTCAGTAAAATCAATCGCCACCCAGCCGGCGCGGATGCCGGCAGCTTCGGCGGCGTTGTGCAGATCCTGTGCGAAACCGCCGCACATATACAGGTCTTGCAGATAGGCGTTCCGGTCGGTGCTATCCGACCGGATAAAGGCTAACAGCTCAGCCCAGGTCGGATCCGAGGCCGCTGGATTATTAACCAGCTTTACCACCGGACCATCGGGATAAAGCACATAGGGAGGCTGGACGCCGTCATGCGCCAGAGCCCCGCTGATGGAATTGAGGCCGGCGGCTTGATCCGGCGCACCGAGGGTGACCGGCGGTGTTATCGGGTCGCCGATGGCTGGAAGCGACAGGGAACAGGCCGATAAGGCCAGCACCAGAACAACCAATGAGGCGGTCAGCCAACTGTGTTTAATATGCTTAAGGAACATTATTGCATTACCAATCCGGCGGTAAGGTTAGGACAGAAAGATGCCGGCGAGGACGGCGACAGCCACAATACCAATGATAATCCAGAACCAGACCGGCAGGCCGCCACCGGAAGGATTGTCGCCGCGATAACGCGGCCGGCCTTCGCGCCGGGCTTCGCAACAGGCGACGCAGGTACAGGCCGGCGGGTGACCGCCGTAACGGGCGGCGCGGTAGGTTTCATCTTCTCTGGGACACATGGCAAATACACCTCTTGGGACTCATTTTACAAGCAAATACTGAATCGCACGAACAAAAGGCTGTAAATTTCAGAATTACTCTGGTCCCGGGATCAGCCTCCTTGGGATTATTTAGCCTCTGACCACCATGCTCATCAGGTAGTGGCCTTCGGTGACCGTCATCTCGGTTTTCTGGGCTTCCGCCTCGGTAAAGCGCCGAGCGCCGGTGATGCGGACGCCGGAGCCCCAGATCATGAACGGCACCGGTTCGGCGGCGTGGGTGCGGATTGCCAGCGGCGTCGGGTGATCCGGCATGACCAGCACCCGCAGTTTATCTTTTTTGTAATCCCGAATCTGACTGATCATTTCCCGGTCAATATCCTCCAGGGCTTTGACCTTGCCGGCGGTGTCGCCGGAGTGAGCGGCTTCATCCGGGGCTTCCACATGCACGACCACCAGGTCATAATCATCCAGAGCTTTGAGGGCCCCGGCCATCTGGCCCCGGTAATTATTATCAATATTGTCGGTCACCCCCGGAATGTCCAGAATATCCATGCCCTGCATCTGGGCGAGGCCGCGGAGCAGGTCAACTCCCGAGGTTAAGGCGGAATTGATACCGTAGCGATCCTTAAAGGAAGGCATATCGGGCAGCGGGCCACAGCCCCAGAAGAGCCAGATACCGGTAGCTGGTTTTTCGCCGCGGGCGATCCGGGCGGCGTTGACCGGATGGTCTTTGAGTATCGGTTCCGAGTCCGCCATGATGGATCGCAGCAGACTGTTGCTGTCACCCTGCGGCAGGTATTCTGCCACCGGCTGGTCGGCAATGTCGTGGGGCGGGGTACAGGCCGCGTTAAGGGTGTCAGCGTGGCCTTTGAGTTTTAAAATATGCCGGTAGCCGACACCGGGGAAGAAAGAACGGTCAGCTGCGCCCAGTTTTTCGTTCAAAGTTTCAATGATGGCGGCGGACTCGGCTGAGCTGATGTGTCCGGCCGCGTAACTGCTCATCTTGCCGTCGTTGAGGGTTACTAGGTTAGCGCGGAAGACCACTTCATCATCTTCAACACTGATCCCCAGGCTTTTGGCTTCAATGGCGGCGCGGCCTTTATAGAAAACCCGGGGATTATAGCCCAATACGGACATACAGGCGCAGGCGCTGGAAGGCTCCATGCCTTCCGGGACGGTGCTGGTCATACCCACCGTAGCGCGGCGGGCCATCTGGTCAAGGTTAGGGGTGGCGGCCGCGTCCAGAGCCGTCTTGCCGCCGAGTGATTCCACCGGCCATCCGGAGGCGCCGTCAACGATGATTACGATGTATTTCATAAAGCTATCCTATTTGCTTTAGTCAAAACATAAAGCATATAATATCCATCTGGCGGGGCGTAGCGCAGCCTGGTTAGCGCGCAGCGTTCGGGACGCTGAGGCCGGAAGTTCGAATCTTCTCGCCCCGACCATTCTTCATTCAATCCACCTGTTACACCGTACATACTACCATAATCAGAGGGAATTTTCCGTTTTGATCCGCTCCCACAGCTCGTTCTGCTGCTCAAAAGTCAGTTCTTTGAAAGCCAGACCCTGCTCACAGCAGTAATTCTCCATGGCGCGAAAGCGCTGGTAAAACTTCCGTGAGGCACCCCGCAGAGCGCTTTCGGCGTCAATGCCCTGGCGGCGGGCGTAATTGACCATGGTGAAAAGAATGTCTCCGAATTCCTCTTCCTTTTCGGCCGCCGTAGCCGCCTGTTTCAGTTCGGCGACTTCTTCGTTCAGCTTATCCAGCACTCCGTCGTCAGTTGCCCAGTCAAAGCCGACTCTGGCCACCCTGCCCTGGATTTCCTGAGAGTAGGCCAGGGCGGGCATGGCTTTCGGAGCACCGTCCAGCATGGAAGCGCCTTGCGGGCGCTCCGCTTTTTTGATGTCTTCCCAGTGGCGCAAGACTTCTGAAGAATCGGTGGCATTCCGGTCGCCGAAGATATGAGGGTGGCGGCGGATTAGCTTGGCGGTGATGCCGGCAATAACGTCATTGATGGTGAAGGTGCCGGCTTCGGCAGCGATACGGGCATGAAAGACCACCTGCATCAAGAGGTCGCCCAGTTCGGTTTTCAGTTCGGTGGTGTCGCCGGCGTCCAGGGCTTCCAGAACCTCATAACATTCTTCCAACAACGAGTCGCGGATGGATAAGTGCGTCTGTTCCCGGTCCCAGGGACAACCTTCGGGCGACCGCAGCCGGTCAATGATGTCAACGAGCGTCTGGAAATCTCCGGCCTGGTTCAAGGTACCTCCTGTGAGCGAAGTGCATGTCCATTATACGCCGGTGGATGAGACCTGTCAGCCCGACAGCTTAAAGCAGCAGCCTTGAAGCCTGTTTACGGTCGTCAACCGACACTCTTCTTCAGCCGACAGTGGGGGGGTCTTGATGTGGTTAGCCCGTCATCATCAAGGTTCGAATCCTTGATGGAAAGCGAAGGAAACGACTCTACTATTTACGATTGAAAATCAGTTTCGGGACAAAAAACCGCATTAAAAACAATTCATACTAATATATACTGATAAAAACACAGAACATATAATAGCATATTATCCAGTGTTTGGCAAGGGGCAAATGTCTCATTTGAGAGAAATATTTTTCTTTTACAGTCGGCGGCATTTTGGGATAGAATATAGGCTCCTCAAGGGCGGTTAGCTCAGTTGGTTAGAGCACCTGCTTTACACGCAGGGTGTCACAGGTTCGAGTCCTGTACTGCCCACCAACCACTTGCAAAAATATAGCAAAAAACTAGCATAAGCTTGATTCATTCTTACGGAATTACCCAGATTACTTCGTTCTGTCTGTTAAAAATGTTCACCTGTTCATTCATGGGTATATACAGCTAAGACTGAGGGAGATTCAATACTGTTTTCAAACGGTGCTGGTAAATATTTGATTAATATCCAATCTATTAGCCATCTTTGACGGAGAGACGGGGAGAGTCGAACTTTTTCAGGAACAATATCTGATATCTGTGCTTGTACGGTCATTTAACCTATTTGGAGGGACATGCTAAATATTTTTCGGGAAGTGTTGCTCCGGCATGTTGGTTTTATTGAAGTGATTCAACCAGGTGGTCCAAGGTCAAATTTTTGGTGATGTAACAGCGATACGGACTAACCTGATCAATTGCCCCGGATTGATTGAGACACCCACCGGCGCAATGGTACCGGCAGAAGCAATCCCGGCATTCACTGAGGCTATCGATGTTCCTCGATCTAAGTAGAGCGCGAGTTTCAGCGTTGAAAATGAAGTGCCCCGTGTCGTTATCATAGTTGCCGTGGAAAAATATTCCGGCCTGAGGATCCTGCGGGTCGGTTCTCATATAACAGGCAGTAACCATCCCGGTCGGAGTCACGTTAAAGGCCGGGTCGGTGGCGTAACAATAACTTTTTCGAATGGACCCTCCCCGTGCACTACTGAACTCGATTCTAAGATCGTTGTCCCGACCCAACTTCTTGACTGCTCTGAAGGCTTCTAAGAAACGGTCGGCATCCGGGACATCAAGCTCTTGGCCCCGGCCGTGTTGATAAATTGGCTCGAGAGAAATCGCCTCAAACCCTGGGCGATTGGCCAGAACATCTATTATGCCCGGGAAGTATTGAAGACTGTCTTCGGTAACCGTGGACGAGATCCAGTACTTTTTACCGATTTTATCGATATAGTCAAAGGTTCTCAGGACATCATCGTAACTACCCTGCCCGTTACGCTTTGGTCTTAGTCTGTCATGGATTTCTTTTGTACCGTCCCAAGAAATGCAGAATTCATCCACATGTTCTGCCAGCCAGGCCAATCTTTGTTGGGAGAATACCCCGTTAGTGGTAATGCCGATGTATTTCTCAACGCCTTCCAGTTTAACTTTGGATTCAAAGTACTCTATCGTCGTTTGTACCATAGACCAAGCACAGGTCGGTTCGCCGCCGCCATGAAACTGCAGGTGGGCCACAGAGTGGTCTTCAGAGGCGTTTTTAATAATAAGATCTATTGCAGCGCAGGCAACGGTCTCGCTCATGGTTTGTGGTGTTTTGTTGTTATGGGAATAACAGTACACGCAATATAAATTACAGACATCAGTAAGAAGCAACCCCACTCGCGTAGGACGATAATCTGTTGATTGCTGAATATCCGGACTGTCCGGTACCGGTTCTGACGTTAATAAGCCAGCGGTTGATAGTGAATTGATGAATTTTTGGTCCGCGGAAGTCCTGGGAGTAAAACCCACTCCGTTGAGAGCTGTAATAATGGGTATGGCAGCCTGATTCAGGCTCAAAACCTGATGACTTTTAGGAAAATAGGCTAAGTGCAGATTCTGATGCTCAAGCAAGAAGCATTTCTCAACAAAACGCCCCGCGCTTTGTCTAACAGACAAGCTTTTCATATGCGACATTTATGTTTGACTAGAACTGAGAGTTACCTAAAAAGGTGCTCAAATAAATTATTCTTGTGGATCCTCACGCCACCCTATATCAGGGACCTCCAGTAGCATAGCCTTTTGGGTTAATCCCGGATTTCTTTACTGGGCCAGCCTTGATTACAGCTGGCTTTACGACTGGTTTAATGGGTTTGACGGGTTTCTTTTCCATATCAAGCCTCCATATTTGATTCGATACCAATTATACGCTCCCAATTCAAATGATGCTAGATGAATATGCTAAAAGTCGTAGACCGTCAATGATACTGGGAAGCTGCGTCTTTCGTATTATTCAGTCAACTGTGGATAAAGAGGACCAGCATTTTCAAGTGTGCAATGATACCAAGAATTGCAGGAGCACAGGGATCAGCCCCTTCTTTTCAAATAAGAGTTCGGTAACTGTCCCCCAAAGCGCACCATAACGTTCAATAGACAGAATTCCATCCTTGTCCTCTTTCAAACTTAACGGTGACGATACCAGTGGTAGTGTATATTCAAGGATTGCATTCGACGGTTGGTACTTTTGGGGCGCTGTGAGATTCTTGGGAACGCTATATAATCCCAATCTTCAACAATCACTCATTAACCCATTAGCTGTTGTTACTTCAAATTAATGCATTATCAGCGGTCACAAAACCCGCAGGGATGGCAGAACTCTCGCTTAATAAGGTCCCTATTCTGTCCAACTGATGGGGACCACCTCAGTTGGAGCTTCGTCGGTCATGGGTGGTGGCACTGGATTCTTATTTTGGTTAGAATAATCAGGAACGATGCAGAAGACTAGGCTTACGGTTCTGCGTATTGACTGTAAGTACCCAGTTTTCTAGCCTCCAAATAACAGTACTGTTCAATAAACAGAATATTTGCTCACTTACGATTGATATTCCATTTGTCCATGATAAAATAGTAAATATGTTAGAAGAATCAAAGGATTTCCATGACAAATTGAAGGTGATGAATCAGAAAGCACATTCTGATGCTGAGGCTTATTTTAGAGAATTAACAAAGCTAGTGGGTGCGCTGGACCCTGTGAAACTGCTGAGTCAGCTGACATTGACTTTCGGCACGGTACCAGAAGACCAATTTAACGATGAAAGTTCCGATGTTCACGAATGGGCGAGATGGCTCGGGTTTGTATCAGGGTACCTCTTAACACGTCCGTACCCTGCTAACGCTCGAAAAGAAGTTGACGGCAGAGACATCAAGGGCATTGAGGATTTACTGAAACAATATTTTATTTCTATATCACAAAGCCTGATAAGCGATGCCCCAAAGTCCGAAACAGGAGAAGTTGACGAAGTGGTCAGCCTCGCAAAAAATGATTCTTTTTTTGTTAGAGGAGAGTCATATCCTCATCAGCTGAAAGAAATGGCTTATGATATCTGGACTGAGCATGATGAATGGTTTGTTAAAAGTCTCGGGTTTACAATCAACGACGCACTGACTATATCAGAAGCCATAAAGGAGGAATGTAACCGTAGAATAAACGATGAAAAAGAATCCTGCAAGGTCCGAGCGCATCAGAATGTTGATGAATTAATCAAGCGTGGGGAAGCAAAGGAACATGACCGGAAGAATTTAGAGGCTAGTATGGGCTGCTACTACTATTTCGGAAACTCGGACGCTATTTTATCATTCACTTTAGATGAGATGGCCAGTTTCTCGGGTTTTCCAAAGGATAGATGCGAAAGGTATTTAAAAAGGTTAAGTCAAGGATTTGGATACAGAAACAAAAATCATCTTGACACATTCAATGATCCTCACTTGGCCCCTTGGGATTACAACACAATTTATGAACGGCCTATAGTGTGCCACGCCGAGAAGTATTTCATCCCAGTTCCCTCTGTGTTGAATGAAGTACTTCTTCACACATTTTTTTATGATATGATTGCGGACTCGAATTATTGGAAAAAGAATGGAGAAAAGAAATACGGGAAATGTCTGGAGCAGAAGACTGCTGAATTATTAAGAAGGGTTTTCCCACCTAGGGAAGTCTTGCTTAATCCGAAGTATCCGGGAGGGAACGAACTATGCGATGTTCTCGTTCTACACGATAGGAATGTCTTTATCGTTCAATGTAAAACGAAGCGATTAAGGTATGAGTCCAAGATTGGCAAAGACTCGCAGTTGATAAAGGATGATCTCAACAAAGCAGTAGCTGAGTCGTTTGAACAAGGTAGCCGTGCGAGGAAATATTTATCGAATAATCAGCCCACTAAGATACAGATTGAAAACGGTATCATAGAAATTGACTCCAAACAAATATCTAAACTGTTTCTTCTTAGCGTCACGTTAGGCAGTTACCCGCACCTGATCACCAGATTGGCAAACATCAACAAAACACTTAATCTGTTTTCTGATAATCAGTATCCCTGGGCTGTTTCACTATTTGACTTGGGAGTCTTAACAGACCTAATTGAATCTCCTTCTAGTTTCGTTCACTACGCCATGCGTAGAATGGCCATGGAGCGAACGAGATTTGACATTTTTGGCGATGAAATTGATATGCTTGGGTATTACTTCTCTCAAGGGTTGGTTTTCGAAACGGAACAGTACAAGAAAACGAATGCCCTTCTTTTGAATGGATTCTCCGACAACATAGACCTTTATATGTTTGAGAAACACGAGCTTGGAAGAAACCCTCAGAAACCGGTGATGACGGTACCTCCCAAGTTTTGGGAATACGTACGGTCTATCGAGGAACTGAAATCACCTTACAAGACTGATTGTGCAGTTCGGCTACTGGATTGTGACTATAGATTGAAAGAAGCTATTGTGCAAGCGTCTGAGAAAATAAGGGGGCAAACGAAGTCTGATGGTCTCCTGCATACTCTATCCATGGCCAAGGAAGACCAAAGTGTAGGATTTTCATTCACGACAATGCATGTGGAAAGTCTTGAAGAGTTGTACAGAAAAGTCCTCACATTTAGCAGTATGAAAAAATATGTGACTAGATGCAAGGAATGGGTGGGACTAGGGTGGAATAAGAATAGTGGTAAAGAAGTGGATGTCGCCGTATTCCTATCGTTT from Dehalogenimonas sp. W includes the following:
- a CDS encoding radical SAM protein, with amino-acid sequence MSHMKSLSVRQSAGRFVEKCFLLEHQNLHLAYFPKSHQVLSLNQAAIPIITALNGVGFTPRTSADQKFINSLSTAGLLTSEPVPDSPDIQQSTDYRPTRVGLLLTDVCNLYCVYCYSHNNKTPQTMSETVACAAIDLIIKNASEDHSVAHLQFHGGGEPTCAWSMVQTTIEYFESKVKLEGVEKYIGITTNGVFSQQRLAWLAEHVDEFCISWDGTKEIHDRLRPKRNGQGSYDDVLRTFDYIDKIGKKYWISSTVTEDSLQYFPGIIDVLANRPGFEAISLEPIYQHGRGQELDVPDADRFLEAFRAVKKLGRDNDLRIEFSSARGGSIRKSYCYATDPAFNVTPTGMVTACYMRTDPQDPQAGIFFHGNYDNDTGHFIFNAETRALLRSRNIDSLSECRDCFCRYHCAGGCLNQSGAIDQVSPYRCYITKNLTLDHLVESLQ
- the mazG gene encoding nucleoside triphosphate pyrophosphohydrolase, with protein sequence MNQAGDFQTLVDIIDRLRSPEGCPWDREQTHLSIRDSLLEECYEVLEALDAGDTTELKTELGDLLMQVVFHARIAAEAGTFTINDVIAGITAKLIRRHPHIFGDRNATDSSEVLRHWEDIKKAERPQGASMLDGAPKAMPALAYSQEIQGRVARVGFDWATDDGVLDKLNEEVAELKQAATAAEKEEEFGDILFTMVNYARRQGIDAESALRGASRKFYQRFRAMENYCCEQGLAFKELTFEQQNELWERIKTENSL
- a CDS encoding cofactor-independent phosphoglycerate mutase produces the protein MKYIVIIVDGASGWPVESLGGKTALDAAATPNLDQMARRATVGMTSTVPEGMEPSSACACMSVLGYNPRVFYKGRAAIEAKSLGISVEDDEVVFRANLVTLNDGKMSSYAAGHISSAESAAIIETLNEKLGAADRSFFPGVGYRHILKLKGHADTLNAACTPPHDIADQPVAEYLPQGDSNSLLRSIMADSEPILKDHPVNAARIARGEKPATGIWLFWGCGPLPDMPSFKDRYGINSALTSGVDLLRGLAQMQGMDILDIPGVTDNIDNNYRGQMAGALKALDDYDLVVVHVEAPDEAAHSGDTAGKVKALEDIDREMISQIRDYKKDKLRVLVMPDHPTPLAIRTHAAEPVPFMIWGSGVRITGARRFTEAEAQKTEMTVTEGHYLMSMVVRG
- a CDS encoding aspartate kinase; this translates as MTIIVQKYGGTSVGSAERIRAVAARIIATKERGNQVVAVVSAMGDSTDDLIELARSLTDKPDPRELDVLMSTGEVVSSTLLAMTLKHLGHDAISLTGAQAGIRTDGSYSQARITDIDPGRIHRELHEGRIIIVAGFQGITDGMEVTTLGRGGSDTSAVALAAKLGAEVCERFTDVDGVYTADPRVVPQARRLKEICYEEMLELASYGAKIMHPRAVELGQIYKIPILVASSFNDNPGTLIHGGKMEFRNKISGIAHDLDVAKITLLRVPDKPGIAASVFEPMARAGISVDTIVQNASVQRITDLTFTVAESCLPRAMEVIKPIAEELGATDIVADPNIGKVSIVGTGIQSSPGYAAKMFRTLTDAGINIGLIATSEIRITVLIDKGRVTEAVQALHEAFKLETED